CGAAATATCACTTTCGTAGTATTCCCACATAGTTTTAATGCTAGAGTTATATGGGAATCTAGATGCATACGTCTCCTTCGAATTATACATCATGAGAGTCGGCATCTCCAGGCGTCTTGACTCTCTCAAGTTAGCCTGCATGATGATTCCGAAGCGATCATTGTTGTCTGCGCCGCCAATCGGATCGTAACTGATCCATTCGCCGTGTTCATAGAAGGAGATTACCACGTcaatgatatttttggaacTGTCATCACTAAGATAGCATAGAACGCATTCGGTGATGATAATTGTAGGCACATCTCTTGACGTAAATTCCTTCAGGAGGCTGCAAATTTCTGCGCCATTTCTCAGATCCCCAGGCACCAACACATATCGATCAGTGACAATTCGATCCTCGGAAAACCCGTCTCCAACCTTTATCTGCTGCTTAAGCCTCTCGTTTATTATCAACACATCCTTCTTTAACTTAACTGACGCCTGAAAATCGATATCTACGTATCGAACATTCTCAAAAGCATCCATAATCATCAACATACGCAAATCAGAACCACAACCCAGGTTCACAACCTGCGCTCGTTCTCCGTACCGCTCCAGGAACTTGTGCAATTCCACATCTACCGACTCCGTCCGCAGATATGTCCCGTAGTTCATCACAGGTAATAGGCTTCTACACGCATTATGAACCCTTGAATAGGCACGTCggttcaatttcttcagaGTGTTACAGTACTCCAAATGTGTCTCCTTGTAGTTTTTATAGCAACAGGTAGCGGTTTGCTGCACACTGGGGAGGTATCCCTTTGAGATCGCCGCCATTTTGTAAGACAGAGCATCAAAGTCTGTCTGCTGAACCGACCTATCCATTCCCAAGTACCCTTAACCCAGCCTAATGCTTCAGTTATCCTAAAATCCTAGTCCCCATTGCTCGATACGAGGTGGATTATGTCCGTTAATAAGTTTAATTCaataaatctaaaaatattgaaaaataattatttgtcacgtgataacTAATTTAGGGGAAGTCTTTGTTACCCGGACATAACATGAGCAATGGCAGGGGAGGGGGGCGTAGAAGAAAGGTACTTAACGACTTTTCGTTACTGACAACAGCGAAACATACGAAGCAATAACAAGCAGCTACACCATAAAATCAAGGGCGGCAAGCAGTTGAATCGTTCAAACTCCGAAATTGTAAGTTTATTTTACAGGTTAGAAAGTTCCTCGCCAGTTTGCAAAAGGTTAACGAAGAGGCAAGATTCACAGCTGCAATTTGGTGCAAATACCATAACACATTACAAAGGAAAGGAACGGAAAGGAAAGGGACGCACATTTGGTTGTTGCGAGTGGGACCACGGGGAAGAgtacaaagaaaaatttggCTTTGATTACTTTCTTAATTTTAAGTTGGTCGCATTAAAGTTTTGGGGCTCGGAAGACACTCATTGGCCCTGGAATTAGTCATATTAAAGGCGTGATTTTCTGaattgttttatttttattttattttttgttcaaaCGCCTGGTTTAGCTATTTTAGGTTTTCCAGTTTGTGTGGTGGCTGACTCAGTATACTAATCGGGGGGTTTTGATTGTTGAGGAGGCGGGAGTTGGCGTAAATCTGATATATCGAAGTTCAACCACCCCGTCAGGTTCAACGTTTTGTGTTCCAAACCAAGAGCTTAAGGAGATCATTTGATCATTTCATACAGCAGTAGAAGTGTACGCTCATTTTAGCATTCTGTAATAACCAGACTGCCTTTTTTCTCCTTCTCCGTTTGTTTTGTAACTAATATTGATTTGGAAATCGTAACGCCATGGGTAACGCTCCTTCCAAGCCTCTTTCatcgaagaagaaaaagtCTTCCAATAATAGCAATTCTGGAGGCGAAGAGCTACTTCAATTTACAAGAACTGATACAGGTCAATCTGTCAAGAGTTCTAGATCAGTAAAATCTTCCAGGTCACGGAAGTCTCAACCTGGGTCTGTACCAAATACACCGAAAAACAGTGCTAATGATAACAGTGCAAATTCTGTTCCAGGTTCTTCAGCATCAAGAAAAAACAGCTACACACATTTAAACCTGGCTGTACCTGTGCTGTCGAGGTCAAATTCGCAGCACAGTTTTACGCCACATCAACACACAAATGAATTACAGCAGGATCAAAGGACATCACCGGAGCAACAGCGAACACCGAGGGCTTCTAGCTTTAGTAATGGTGAATTGCCACCTTCAATGGTCCAAATGGAACCCAAATCTCCAATTTTGCGATATTTTACAGCAACGAACAATCTGAACACTTCATACAATGAAAATTCGTTGACGGATGATGATATGGACACGACATATAATGGCTCAGAAGCAAATGATGATGCACACTCGCATAAATCACGCAGAGATTCGAGGAGAAGGAGTAGTGCTTCCAgtcaaagaagaagatctGGTGGTCAACAACAGCATTTAGACTTACCACCAAA
This region of Eremothecium cymbalariae DBVPG#7215 chromosome 4, complete sequence genomic DNA includes:
- the PPM1 gene encoding leucine carboxy methyltransferase (similar to Ashbya gossypii ADR178W) yields the protein MDRSVQQTDFDALSYKMAAISKGYLPSVQQTATCCYKNYKETHLEYCNTLKKLNRRAYSRVHNACRSLLPVMNYGTYLRTESVDVELHKFLERYGERAQVVNLGCGSDLRMLMIMDAFENVRYVDIDFQASVKLKKDVLIINERLKQQIKVGDGFSEDRIVTDRYVLVPGDLRNGAEICSLLKEFTSRDVPTIIITECVLCYLSDDSSKNIIDVVISFYEHGEWISYDPIGGADNNDRFGIIMQANLRESRRLEMPTLMMYNSKETYASRFPYNSSIKTMWEYYESDISSKEKQRLKTLQFLDELEELEILLSHYIILITSW